Genomic window (Methanomassiliicoccales archaeon):
AAAGTGCACGAGTAGACACGACAAGAGGGATAGGATGCCATATACAATGAAGGGCACGCGCAGACCAAAGCTTTCACCGATAATACCACCTACCGCCGGGCCGCACACAGACCCCAAAAGTAACATGCTGAGATAGAAGCTCATGTACCTGCCTCGACGATCATTTGGCGCAATTTTCCCCATGCATGTGAAGGAAGTAACAGTGTAGACTGCATAACCAATCCCACCAAGCACCCTTCCAATTAAGAGCACTATATAACTCAAAGCGAAAGCACATATCAACGCAGATAGAAAGATTAACAACAATCCCAAGATCATTAGTATCTTTGCATTGAAACGATCAAAAAAATACCCGCTTGGGATATCTAATATTACGCTTGCCAAACCGAAACTTGAGACGAGGGCGCCAACAAATGTCAATGGAACACCAAAGGCCAGCGCATAGAATGGAAGAATTGGAGAAATCAATGAGCTCCCAAGCAATGCGACAAAAGCCGCAAAAGAAAGGATGATAGTGTATCGATCATTGGGGCTCATCGTTTTTCCCGATGCCCTTGATTAATGGTCAACTGATATCTCGATCACGATTCAAAGACCGTAGCGCTCACTGACCTCTTCGAGGAGCTCGTTCGGGGTTTTCCCGCCGAGTTCTCTCCTTGGCTGGTTCCACCACTTGTTTTCGAATTCAATCAGAGCATTCATGAACTGCGTATCATCGACGAAATCAATGCCCATTTCTTTTTCGAACTCTTCCTGGAATGATTGTAATAAATCGACGTCGTATTCATGGTTGATAACCATTACGGCAAGATAATCATCCAAGTTACGAGCGAGAACTTTTGAAAGATTTTCTGGTAAAATATCCATCACCATGTCAAGTATTGCATTTGAGAGCGCCAGGAACATCAATTCCCTTTTGGATCGCTCGGGCATTTCCTCACTGTCGATGACCGATGTGAGACCATCGAACCATATGTCTCTCAAAACATAGGACCTCGATGGGTTTTTATCAAAGAGCTCTCTCTCGATAGTTTCCTCACTTATCTTCTTGTTCTTTTTCCTTTTCTCTGCGGCTTTATTTCTGGCCGTTTTTGATTCTATTTGCTTTCTTTCTTCCACCGACACAGTCTTACTCTCCCACAACCAGGGCTGCTACGACCAGATCAACGAGGTCTTTAACCTTCCAATCCGGGAAGCTTCCCCATTTAATACTGTCCTCGAGATTCTGCTCACACCAGGGACAACAACTGACGATTGCTTCTGCACCTGTTTCCCTGACCATCTCAAGTCTGCGGCCTCCAATTGTTGCTGCCAAATTTGGCCTGGCCGTTTTGACCCCGCCGCCAGATCCACAGCATGCGCTATTTTCTCTAATCCTACTCATTTCAACCAATTTTATTCCAGGGATAGACCTCAGCACATTCCTCGGCGGGTCGAAAATTCCGCCAGCTCGACCAAGATGACAAGGGTCATGATAGGTCACGGTCATATCGTTGGATGGCGAATACTTCAAAGTGAGCCTCCCTTCTCTTATAGCACTTTCCAGTATTTCAGATATATGATATACATCGATGCCATAGTCTCCGAAGCATTCGCGGTAATCTTCCTTCCATGCTTTATAGCAACCGGCACAAGTCACAACAATCCGCTTTGCACCTGCCTTTTTCATAGATTCGATGTTCGCCTTTGCCATTTCTTCAAAAAGTCTATCCTCTCCAACCCGGAGAAGGGGAGATGAACAGCAACGTTCTTCTTTTCCGAGATAACCGATTTCCATTCCAAGCGCCTTGAATATTTTTACAACGTTTACAGAGAGATTAGATCTAAGAAGCGACGGAGAACACCCTGCGAAAAACATCGTTTCTGATCTAGTTGGCAAATTTAAATCCTTCGCCCACCTAACCCGTTGTCCCCGCGGAACAGTCCATGGATTCCAGTAATTGCGTATCGATGCGATTGCAACCTTGTGAGGCGGCAAGGGAGCGAGCCCTTTCTGCATCGCCATCGCGCGCAATTTTTCAACGGCCTTCTCAGGAATCTTAATTTCCTGGGGACAGACGGCCCAACAATTCTTGCACGTCGTGCAGTTATACATCCCCTCTACAAGCGCGATACTGACTCTGTCCAGGATATCTCTCTTGTCCAAGGATAATTCAGCAAGCTTTCTCATTGATATCGGACCTGCATATTCGTCCCATATCTCGGCGATAACAGGGCAAATAGAAACGCACGCCCAGCACTCGATACAGCTTCTCATCTCCTTGATCAGTTCGATGTCCTCTGGCATTATTATTTCTGGTCTTTTTGGTTTTGAATGCCTCTCAATATAGGGCCTCAGCGTCAAGAACCTCTGATATCCTCTTTCAAGATCAACTACAAGGTCTTTAATCACTGGGAAAAGACGCAACGGTTCAATTGTGATTTCCACTGTCCCAACGGGTATTTCTGTCTTACATGCTGGTGCAGGTTTCCCGTTGATCATGAGGGTACAAGAGCCGCATTGGCTCGCCCTGCAAACCCATCTGTATGCCAGCGACCCATCATAATGCTCATGAATGTAGTTTAACGCGTCTAGGACCCTCATCTTCTCGACATAAGGTACCTCGTAGGTTTCGTAGTGAGGTGAGTCGTCCCAATCAGGATCGTATCTGAAAACGCGAAGTTTGATCGTCTTTTCATCCATCAGTCACGCCTCCAATGCCATTTGGTTTGAGTTTTGTCAAAACAACAGGAGTGGAATAAACGACCATTGTACCATTTTCTCCCTTTCTCACGTTGATGTTGACAAGCCAATTTATGTCGTCTCGTTGAGGATAATCGGATCTATAATGCGCTCCCCTGCTTTCTTTTCTGAACAGCGCAGATCTAATAATCGCCTCACAGGTCAATAGCATATGAGGCAATACAATCGCGTCATACCACTCAAGGTTGTATTTTTTTGACCCAACAACCCCGATTCTCGACATTTCATCTTTCAATCTTTCAATTTCACTGAGTGCGAATTCGAGCTTATTACCATCCCGGACGATCCCAACAAACTTCCACATAATCTCCCTGATTTCTTCTTTCAATAATTGGGGTTTCTTGCCAGGCCTGAAAAGAGAGTCCAATCTTGCGACTTCTTCATACACCTGATTTTTCGGTATAATAGGTTTGGACGATTTCTTAGCGTAAAGTGCTGCATACATTCCAGCCCTCGCACCAAAAACCTGAGTTTCTGCCAATGCATTGCCGCCGAGTCTGTTCCCGCCGTGCACACCAGCTTCGGCCTCACCAGCAGGATAGAGTCCCTCTACCGTTGTGGAACGATTGTCATCTTCTCTTATCTTGATGCCTCCCATGAAATGGTGTGCCGTGGGAGCGACTTCCATCGGTACTTTTGTTATGTCAACATCAGCAAAATTCTTGAATTGCTTTACCATCCTCGGAAGCTTTTTTCTGATATAATCAGGATCTTTGTGAGAAATATCAAGATAAACGCCACCCCTAGAAGTTCCCCGACCTGCCTGTATCTCTGAATAAATACATCTGGCCACGACGTCCCGCGGGGAAAGCTCCATTTGAGCAGGACTGTACTTTGCCATAAATCTCTCACCAAGAGCATTGACCAGAATTCCACCCTCGCCCCTCACGGCTTCTGTCACCAAGATTCCTCGAGCAGAATCGGGATAGATCATCCCCGTAGGATGGAACTGCACCTGTTCCATATCCATCAGCTCAGCCCCGATGTCGTAGGCCATCGAGTAGCCATCTCCAGTAGCTTCCTCGGGATTTGATGTGACTTTATAAACCCTGCAACCACCACCAGTCGCCAAAACCGTTGCTTTTGATTTGAATACCAGATAATAACCAGTTTTCATCTCAATACCAAAGGCACCGACGCACCGATTATTATTCTTCAAGAGACGTGTTATTAGTATCTCATCGAGGTGTCGAATATTCCTTCGGCGAATTTCTTCGACAAGTCCCATGAGCATTTCATGGCCTGTCTCATCACCAAGATAGCATGTCCTCGGGTGACTCTGTCCGCCGAAGGGTCGCTGGGCGATTTTTCCTTCTGGTGTGCGATCAAAAACTGCGCCATATTCTTCAAGATCAAAAATTCTATCAGGAATCTCTTTAACAAGAATCTCAACAAGCTTCTGGTTGTTAAGAAATGCGCCCTCGATAACCGTGTCCCTGAAATGCTCATCAATCGAATCAGTAGGATCTCTATTACCTAACGCCGCGTTTATACCGCCTTCTGCCATGACTGTGTGGGCTTTTCCAGGAAGAGTTCTTGACACAATCAGGACATCGACGTTGAACTTACTTGCTTCAATTGCCGCACGGAGACCCGCTCCCCCGTTACCAATGACGAGGACGTCTGTTTCAATCGTTCTGTATGCTGAGGGCATTCCCATCACGATGAGAATGACTTAGGACAAAACCCAATTAAATAATCTCGCAAAAAACAGGAAAAGATCGTTCCTGAGAACGAAAGAAGAGCAACTTTTGAGGACATTATTTTGCGAGAAAATAAATCAGGTAATAGTAGGACAAACCTTAAGAACCGATGAAAATCGAAAGGAGAACTTCTCTAAAGTTGAATTCTCCAAATTATGATTCTCATCCGCTTCACATTGAGTGTGCAAGTCTGAGCCAGCCGTCTTTGTCCAACCTAGAACTTTATCCTTATGCTTTTGTTGCAACAATGAGCGAATAAGAGGTAATAGAAATTCTAGAAAAAATCAAATTCATTGACAGAGCCGCTAATGAAACTGATGTGTCTCTATTAATAACGAAATGATCAATTCGGCATGTTCTGAGGGGCACGATGCAACAAGGGAATTGTGTGATATGACCCCTAAGTCAAGAAAAGACTTTACAAGCAGTGAGGTAGTGAAGGCACCTGGAGATTCCGATCCAGAGAATAATCAGTTGGAATAGTAGTCCCAGGCATATCTACGCTCTCTTTTTTTTCCCAATCCCCAACACCAAACAGATTTCCAATCATGGAGGTTGTCAGGTCTGGATTAGAAAGACATTTTTGCATTAAATAGAAATCATTTCGCAATTATCGTGGAAATCTCAATATCGTTCATAAATGGAAATCTCACGGATACTGAATTGAATTGATGTGAACAGATCATATTGGCTAGGTGAAAAATTTTTGCATAATTTACCTATCGAACCCCCTCTCGCTGATATGAGTCCAGATGATGGTCTGGCCACGCAAAAATCGTGAGCTAATAATCAGCCAAAAAATGAGAATCGAAGAATCGAAATGAATTCGGAACAGAAAAACGAAGTGCGAGGGGCCGGATTTGAACCGGCGAACCTCTTCAGGAACAGATCTTGAGTCTGTCGCCATTGGTCGATGGTTTTGACTTCATCATTGACCAGGCTTGGCTACCCTCGCGCTGCAAATTTTCCTAAACAACAGGTCCCTAATTAAACCTTATTCGGAAAAAAAGTTTGGTCTCATAATCGAAAGAACATATTGGCTCGAGTCACTTCCACGATGAGATGACATCCCACAAAAGAATAGTAAGACGAAATGCGTTTTCAACCAATAGATCAATGGGGGAAGATTGGCATATCCTGATTTGATCTATGGACATATTTTTTCTTTTCGCGAAACAATTTGATGTGGACACGGAAACCGTGGAGATTCGAGTACTCGGCTTTGGATTTTTATATAGGAATTGATATTACTGCCCAGTGAATTCCTTGACTGAGCATCGCCTTTCCAAGTTAATCAATACCATCATGACGAGACCGTCAGCCATTCGATCGATGATGAAACTAGCGGATGAAAGAAACATCAAAAAGATGGGGCTCAACCCAGAAGATGTCATATCATTCGGCGGCGGTTGGGTCGGACATCACGCACCCGAACGTTTGCGAGAAATTTATGCAGATATATGCTCGGATCGGGAAAAATTTCACCAGGCAGGAGGATATCCGCCAATTCCAGGCATACCGGAATGCAGAAGAGCACTAGCTCAAATGGACGAATTTCTCTTTGGGGTCAACGCAGGCGAGGCAAATATACATGTTGGCGCGTCTTCAACTGAGCTCACCTATGACCTCTTGCGTGTGCTGGCAGATCCCCACGATAACATCCTTTTGCTCGACCCTACATATGTCAATTACCATGGTCAACTCATGCTGGCTTTGACAGATTGGACTGGTAATCAATTTTGCAACAACGACAAGTCCCAGGTTCCCAACACTAGAGTCGTTCATCTAAGGGCATTCGATCCCATTCAATGGGAATATCTCCCTGATGTCGATCAAGCGATTATCAAACTAGAAGAGATTTTCAAGAATTACAGGCCAAAAGTCGTGATGCTCGCGACCCCAGACAACCCAACTGGTCAAATCATCCCACAGAAGTTTGTTGAAGCAGCATTGGAGATATGCGAGGACAATGGCTCATACCTT
Coding sequences:
- a CDS encoding MFS transporter → MSPNDRYTIILSFAAFVALLGSSLISPILPFYALAFGVPLTFVGALVSSFGLASVILDIPSGYFFDRFNAKILMILGLLLIFLSALICAFALSYIVLLIGRVLGGIGYAVYTVTSFTCMGKIAPNDRRGRYMSFYLSMLLLGSVCGPAVGGIIGESFGLRVPFIVYGILSLLSCLLVHF
- a CDS encoding succinate dehydrogenase/fumarate reductase iron-sulfur subunit codes for the protein MDEKTIKLRVFRYDPDWDDSPHYETYEVPYVEKMRVLDALNYIHEHYDGSLAYRWVCRASQCGSCTLMINGKPAPACKTEIPVGTVEITIEPLRLFPVIKDLVVDLERGYQRFLTLRPYIERHSKPKRPEIIMPEDIELIKEMRSCIECWACVSICPVIAEIWDEYAGPISMRKLAELSLDKRDILDRVSIALVEGMYNCTTCKNCWAVCPQEIKIPEKAVEKLRAMAMQKGLAPLPPHKVAIASIRNYWNPWTVPRGQRVRWAKDLNLPTRSETMFFAGCSPSLLRSNLSVNVVKIFKALGMEIGYLGKEERCCSSPLLRVGEDRLFEEMAKANIESMKKAGAKRIVVTCAGCYKAWKEDYRECFGDYGIDVYHISEILESAIREGRLTLKYSPSNDMTVTYHDPCHLGRAGGIFDPPRNVLRSIPGIKLVEMSRIRENSACCGSGGGVKTARPNLAATIGGRRLEMVRETGAEAIVSCCPWCEQNLEDSIKWGSFPDWKVKDLVDLVVAALVVGE
- a CDS encoding FAD-binding protein; protein product: MPSAYRTIETDVLVIGNGGAGLRAAIEASKFNVDVLIVSRTLPGKAHTVMAEGGINAALGNRDPTDSIDEHFRDTVIEGAFLNNQKLVEILVKEIPDRIFDLEEYGAVFDRTPEGKIAQRPFGGQSHPRTCYLGDETGHEMLMGLVEEIRRRNIRHLDEILITRLLKNNNRCVGAFGIEMKTGYYLVFKSKATVLATGGGCRVYKVTSNPEEATGDGYSMAYDIGAELMDMEQVQFHPTGMIYPDSARGILVTEAVRGEGGILVNALGERFMAKYSPAQMELSPRDVVARCIYSEIQAGRGTSRGGVYLDISHKDPDYIRKKLPRMVKQFKNFADVDITKVPMEVAPTAHHFMGGIKIREDDNRSTTVEGLYPAGEAEAGVHGGNRLGGNALAETQVFGARAGMYAALYAKKSSKPIIPKNQVYEEVARLDSLFRPGKKPQLLKEEIREIMWKFVGIVRDGNKLEFALSEIERLKDEMSRIGVVGSKKYNLEWYDAIVLPHMLLTCEAIIRSALFRKESRGAHYRSDYPQRDDINWLVNINVRKGENGTMVVYSTPVVLTKLKPNGIGGVTDG
- a CDS encoding pyridoxal phosphate-dependent aminotransferase, which codes for MMKLADERNIKKMGLNPEDVISFGGGWVGHHAPERLREIYADICSDREKFHQAGGYPPIPGIPECRRALAQMDEFLFGVNAGEANIHVGASSTELTYDLLRVLADPHDNILLLDPTYVNYHGQLMLALTDWTGNQFCNNDKSQVPNTRVVHLRAFDPIQWEYLPDVDQAIIKLEEIFKNYRPKVVMLATPDNPTGQIIPQKFVEAALEICEDNGSYLVIDYAYKWQYFIETLPEYYSWSPEEYENLVLIYSASKWSRALGRRLGWICAPRKVVEAMETMLAYSILCGDHFHQLAMAIYLEESIADGSLRTYVNMWNDRYKNAARVTVEAIDEYCGCRRLVPQGALYTVMDLGETAEPLVHEILKNTGVLFIPGIGFGDSLINGVRVSYGPLVETPEKIREGLRRTGEYLKSRKKK